The following proteins come from a genomic window of Selenomonadales bacterium:
- a CDS encoding S9 family peptidase produces MKTKLKLDDYYSLLTPSQQQVSPNGQLVAYVLQGFRRQENDRYQNLWLASTDGSSPPHRLTRGQTKDSAPAWSPCGRYLAFISTRAHELEVAQALAEGEAKDAGQKKAGDDKPRPQIWVFDTRLGGEPRQLSWREEGVGEFDWSPDSQAIVFSARDPNAEQQAYLKSIRGKEREGEKGPLVIDRVQHKHDLEGYLDDVKSHLFVVDMTSRQVRRLTDGPCNETEPRWSPDGQWVAFVSNRTGDADNNRRNDLWLVSPSGADVRRLTHGDFNADSPRFSPDGRHVAFVTSLVSENAYVLRHLVTVAIDTAEHVSELATCVGQGWSAIGGIVPDDVTGDVAAHARVYPVPEKRTPHQVLTRELDRTVVGAPVWVSDRELLVAVGDRGQTRLVWAGLNAAPSLVLPKLERYATLASHISCAGGTLVFAHSSPSGMWELAALPLPALTLDAPETIAISLTQHNSWLSERATARYERITYTSSDNAQIEALLALPPDFDPSLGSAPLLVKIHGGPMAYDSPDFRFDTQYFAGQGYIVLLVNYRGSTSYGEAFCEVIRGDWGPREHADVMHGVQTAIDMGYADANRLFCTGFSQGGIMTNWAVGHTDRFRAAASEHGMWDYIAAFGTDDCHLWWQDDLGVPWQNEAQYRKISPACGLSSIKTPLLITAGELDWRCPLSQAEQLYVSLKKRGVPTRLVIYQGERHAITAPKRAIDRIRRLSQWFLQYGGLALHDE; encoded by the coding sequence ATGAAAACGAAGCTAAAACTCGACGACTACTATTCGCTGCTGACTCCGAGCCAACAGCAGGTATCGCCAAACGGACAGCTGGTTGCTTACGTGCTGCAGGGGTTTCGCCGGCAAGAAAACGACCGCTACCAAAACCTGTGGCTAGCGAGTACAGACGGCAGCAGCCCACCCCATCGCCTTACGCGGGGCCAAACCAAGGACAGCGCGCCGGCGTGGTCGCCTTGCGGCCGATACCTAGCGTTTATCTCTACGCGCGCACATGAACTTGAAGTCGCCCAAGCGTTAGCGGAGGGCGAAGCGAAGGATGCAGGCCAAAAGAAGGCGGGCGACGACAAACCGCGCCCGCAGATTTGGGTGTTTGACACGCGGCTAGGCGGCGAGCCTCGCCAGCTGTCGTGGCGTGAAGAAGGCGTCGGGGAGTTTGACTGGTCGCCCGACAGTCAAGCCATTGTGTTTTCCGCACGCGACCCAAACGCGGAGCAGCAGGCGTATCTTAAGAGCATTCGCGGCAAGGAAAGGGAAGGCGAGAAGGGGCCGCTAGTTATCGACCGCGTGCAGCATAAGCACGACTTAGAAGGGTATCTCGACGACGTCAAGTCGCATCTCTTTGTTGTTGATATGACATCACGGCAAGTAAGACGCCTAACCGACGGCCCCTGCAACGAAACCGAGCCGCGCTGGTCGCCCGACGGGCAATGGGTTGCCTTTGTCTCTAACCGCACAGGGGATGCCGACAACAACCGCCGCAACGACCTCTGGCTAGTTAGCCCTAGCGGAGCCGATGTGCGCCGTCTGACACATGGAGATTTCAACGCCGATTCGCCGCGTTTTTCACCGGATGGCCGCCATGTGGCCTTTGTAACCTCTTTGGTATCGGAAAACGCCTACGTGCTGCGGCACCTCGTGACTGTGGCTATAGACACAGCCGAGCATGTGTCCGAGCTAGCGACCTGCGTCGGACAGGGGTGGAGCGCGATTGGCGGCATTGTACCAGACGACGTTACCGGCGACGTTGCCGCGCACGCGCGTGTCTATCCCGTGCCAGAAAAGCGCACGCCTCACCAAGTGCTGACGCGCGAGCTAGACCGCACCGTGGTCGGGGCTCCCGTCTGGGTCAGCGACCGCGAGCTACTCGTTGCGGTCGGCGACAGAGGGCAAACACGCCTGGTGTGGGCAGGGCTTAACGCCGCACCGAGCTTAGTGTTGCCTAAGTTAGAGCGTTATGCGACCTTAGCTAGCCATATAAGTTGCGCAGGTGGGACACTGGTCTTCGCCCACAGCAGCCCCTCTGGCATGTGGGAGCTTGCGGCTTTGCCCTTACCCGCACTGACCTTAGATGCGCCTGAGACTATTGCCATTTCGCTCACCCAACACAACTCTTGGCTTAGCGAGCGCGCCACCGCCCGCTATGAGCGGATTACTTATACCAGCAGCGACAACGCGCAAATCGAGGCTCTCCTCGCCTTGCCGCCTGACTTTGACCCCTCACTGGGATCCGCGCCGTTGCTAGTCAAGATTCACGGCGGGCCTATGGCTTACGACAGCCCAGACTTTCGCTTTGACACCCAGTATTTTGCCGGGCAGGGGTACATTGTCCTTTTGGTTAACTACCGCGGCTCCACATCTTACGGCGAAGCATTTTGCGAAGTTATCCGCGGCGATTGGGGGCCACGCGAACATGCGGACGTTATGCACGGCGTGCAAACGGCTATCGACATGGGCTATGCCGACGCGAACCGCCTTTTCTGCACCGGATTTTCGCAGGGCGGCATAATGACTAACTGGGCAGTCGGGCATACCGACCGCTTCCGCGCGGCCGCCAGCGAGCACGGCATGTGGGACTACATCGCGGCGTTTGGCACCGACGACTGCCATCTCTGGTGGCAAGACGACCTAGGTGTGCCGTGGCAAAACGAGGCGCAGTACAGAAAGATTTCTCCCGCTTGCGGACTCTCAAGCATCAAAACTCCGCTACTTATTACCGCGGGTGAACTTGACTGGCGTTG